Sequence from the Pseudomonadota bacterium genome:
CACGAGAAGTCGGCGAACATCCCGGCGAAGATCGGCGCGACGTAGAAGGCCGCAGCGATCGACCACACGAGCCCCAGGCCTGCGAAGGCAAGCCCGACGACGTCTGCGGCGACGAACGGGCGTGGCACGGACCGCCGCGCTACGCCTGGCGCTGGCGCTGGGCCTCGATCGCCAGGAGCACGAGCAGGACGAGCACGGCCGGCGCCATGTACATCCCGCCCTTGAGCGAGAAGCCCTCCCGCAGCGCGAACGAGACGCCGAGCGCGAGCCCGGTGTAGCCGACGGCGCACACGAGGAGGAACGTGAGGAAGCGCGTGACCTTGTTGAACGACGACGTCCATCCGGTCACGAGCTTGAGCACGTACCTGTTCGCGAGCGCGACGATCCCCGCGGTGAGGATCAGCACGATCTCGGTCGCGTGCGGCCGGACGAGGCCGTTCCAGAATGCCAGGGTTCCGAGTTGCTCGACGGTCATGTTCGTCTCCTACTCCGTTCCGGCGAGGGGGTTGCCCTCGCGGTACTCCTCGTACGCGCCGACGATCTCCTCGGCGAGGCGCTCGCCGACGACGCGGTACCCGCGCGCCGTGAGGTGCACGCCGTCCTTGCGGGCGAGGCCCTGGCGCTCCCACGCGCCGTGCGATCCCGGACCTCCCATGAGCTCCTGCAGATCGACAAAGCCGCACCCGATCTCCTCCGCGACGTCGCGCTGCGCCTCGATGATCCACGCGAGCTGCGTTGCTCCCGAGCGGGAATCGCGGCCGCGGCGATCCGGCGGGCCGAGGAGCAGGCACGACGCGTCGGGCGCCCCTTCGCGGAACCTCGCCATCACCCGACGCACGTCGGCGCGGTACGACTCCCTCGTGATGGTGCGCGAGTCGACCTCGTTGGATCCGTACATCGTGACGATCAGATCCGGGCTCCGGCGCTCGATCTGCTCGGCGAGCAGCGCCGCGTCCCAGCGCAGCGGGGTGTAGAAGAACGCGCCGTTGACGCCGAGGTTGTCGTAGACGATCCCCGGCCCGCGCCCCTCCACGGCCACGCCGAACAGGCGGACCGCGCCGTCGCCCCGCAGCCGCACCTCGAGCGCGTGCGATCCCGGCTCGGCTTCGGCGCGGAAGAAGCCGGACCGCGGCCCGTCCCCGTCGGTCGACACCGTCCCGACCTTGCGCCCGTCGACGCGCACGTCGAACGATCCCCCGCCGCGCCGCACCATGTAGTACACGTCGAACGACGCGGCCTCGTCGCCGTAGTCGCCGTCCGACGTGGCCACGCGGACGAACGCGCCGCGTCGCGAGCCCATGGTGCACACCCCGCCGAGCCCGTACCGCCCGTCCAGGGTCGCGGGATCGACGGCCACGAGCACGCGCTCGGCCCGCCAGTCGGCGGCACCCGACGTCGCGATCTCGACGTCCTTGGGCTTGTACGACTTCCACGGGCGGCCGAGGGCGACGAAGCCGCGCCCGCCGTCCCCGAACCTGTCCTGCAGCGCCCGCCGGATCGCCGCGGTCAGGAGATCCGCCGCGGTGTGGGAGTCGCCGTAGTGCACGGCGCGGACGAGGCCGTCTCCCTCCCGCTCGGCGCGAGCGAGCGCTATGAAGAACGGCGCTAGGGGCTCGATCTCGAGCGGGACGATCCTGGCGAGCCCGAGCCCGTCGCCGACCGCGCCCTCGTCCACCTCGACCCCGCCGTCCGCCCACGGGTCGTCCGGGATCGCGAACGCCTCGGCGCCCCGCGCGGGCCTCGAGGACTCGGCGAGGTGCGCGGCGCGGGGACACGAGATCGCCACGAGCCCGATCACGGCGACCGCGGCGAGCCGCAAGGGGACGCAGCCGCGGGCGCGAAACAGGGCCGTGAGCACGAGGAGTGTCATAATGTGGTCAATGTAGGACAAATACTTACCCTTGGCAAGTTCCCGTCCAGGGGCTTAATGGGGTGGTGCCGTCCCGTCTCGGAACAGCGGTCGCCCTCGCGGCCGCGCTCTTCGCCTCCCCGACCGACGCGGGGTTGCTCCCGGCCGCGCCCCTGCCCTCGCCCGACGAGGTCTACCCGTCCCCGCCCGACTGGCGCGGGGTGCGCGTGCTCCACGTCGGCGACTCCAACGTCTCGGCCGGTCTCGTCTCGGGGTTGCGGCGGGCGTTCACCGAGGCCGGCGCGCGGTACGAGGCGCGCGGTTGGGTGGGCTCGCGGAGCAAGTCGTGGGTCGTCTCCGGGCGCCTGACGGAGGCCATCCGGGAGCTCGCGCCGCAGGTCGTCGTCGTGACGCTCGAGACGAACACGCTGCGCAGCCCGCGCGTCGACGTGAACGCGGCGTGGGTGCGGCGGTTCGTCGAGCGCATCGGGCCGCGGCGCTGCTACTGGCTCGGGCCGCCGCCGCTCGTCGAGGACGCGTACGGCTACGTCCCGGTGCTCGCCGAGGCGTGCGCGCCGTGCCGGTACTTCGACACGAGCCGCCTCCCCTATCCGAAGCACGAGAGCGGGCGCTTCCACCTCACGCGGGAGCAGGGGCTCGACTGGGCCGCGCGGGTGTGGGATTGGATGAACGGCCCGGCGGACGAGGCCCATGCTCTTTAGCTCCACCGCGTACGCCGCGCTGTTGCTCGCCGCGTTCGGCGGGTTCTGGGCGCTCGCCGCGTTCCTCCCCGGGAAGCGGACGGCGCGCAGCGCGTTCCTGCTCGCGGTCAGCTACTTTTTCTACGGGACGTGGAACCCGCGCTACCTCGTCCTGATCTTCGCGTCGTCCTCGCACGACTACCTCGTCGGGCGGCTGCTCGGCGCGGCCGAGCGCCCGGCGCACAGGAGGCTCCTCCTGCTCGCGAGCGTCGGCGCGGATCTCGCGGTGCTCGGCGCGTTCAAGTACTTCGACTTCTTCGCGGACTCTTTCGCCGCCCTGCTCGCGGTCTTCGGGGTCGTGGCCGTGCCGCCGCACCTCGGGCTGCTCCTGCCGGTCGGGATCTCGTTCTACACGTTCCAGTCGCTGAGCTACACGATCGAGGTGTACCGCGGCCGGCTCGCCCCGACGCGCAACTACGTCGACTACCTCGCGTTCGTCTCGTTCTTCCCGCAGCTGCTCGCCGGGCCTATCACCCGCGCCGCGGCGTTCCTGCCGCAGCTCCTTCGGGCGCCGTCGCTCACCCCCGAGCGCGCGAGCCGGGCGGTCTTCCTCATCGGGCTCGGGCTCGTCAAGAAGATCGCGATCGCGGACCTGCTCGGCGCGCAGCTCGTGAACCCGGTGTTCTCGAACCCGGTCATGTACTCGGCGGCGGAGACGCTGGCCGCGGCCTACGGCTACAGCTTCCAGATCTACATGGACTTCTCGGCGTACTCCGACATCGCGATCGGCTCGGCCGCGCTCCTCGGCTTCGAGCTGCCGCGCAACTTCGCCGCGCCGTACGTCTCGGCGAGCCTCCGCGAGTTCTGGCAGAGGTGGCACATCTCGCTCTCCACCTGGCTGCGCGACTTCCTCTACATCCCCCTCGGCGGCTCGCGCCACGGCGCGCTGCGAACCTACCTCGCGCTGATCGCGACGATGTTCTTGGGCGGCCTCTGGCACGGTGCGGCCGCGAAGTTCGTGGTCTGGGGTCTCATCCACGGCGCGGCGCTCGTGATCACGCGGCTCGTCCAGAGATCCGGCCTCCCGGGCCGCCTCCCGGGCCGCCTGCGCCGGGCCGTCGGCGTCGTCCTCACGTTCCACGTCGTGACCGCGGCCTGGGTGTTCTTCGGCGCGCCCTCGTTCGACGGCGCCCTCGAGATCTTCCGGTCGCTCGGATCCGGGGACTTGAGCGCGGCGAACCTCGGGCTGCCGGCGCTCGCGGCGCTCGCCATCGCGGTCGCGGCGCACCCGGTCCGGGACGCCTGGTTCGACCGCGTCGTCGCGCTGTTCCACAGGATCCCCGCCCCGGCGCAAGCGCTCCTCTTCGTCTGCGCGGTGCTCGCGGCCCGGCAGATCGCGTCGACGGACGTGGCCCCGTTCATCTATTTCCAGTTCTGACGTAACGATGACAGGCATGCCATGCGCAGCACGTTCGCCCTTTTCGGGTGCGTTTCGACCGCGGCGAGGAGTATAATCGGCGCTCCCCAAGGAGAGGAGGCCGAAGATGAAGAAGAGCGTTCTGTGGGTCG
This genomic interval carries:
- a CDS encoding DUF3392 family protein translates to MTVEQLGTLAFWNGLVRPHATEIVLILTAGIVALANRYVLKLVTGWTSSFNKVTRFLTFLLVCAVGYTGLALGVSFALREGFSLKGGMYMAPAVLVLLVLLAIEAQRQRQA
- a CDS encoding GDSL-type esterase/lipase family protein; this encodes MTLLVLTALFRARGCVPLRLAAVAVIGLVAISCPRAAHLAESSRPARGAEAFAIPDDPWADGGVEVDEGAVGDGLGLARIVPLEIEPLAPFFIALARAEREGDGLVRAVHYGDSHTAADLLTAAIRRALQDRFGDGGRGFVALGRPWKSYKPKDVEIATSGAADWRAERVLVAVDPATLDGRYGLGGVCTMGSRRGAFVRVATSDGDYGDEAASFDVYYMVRRGGGSFDVRVDGRKVGTVSTDGDGPRSGFFRAEAEPGSHALEVRLRGDGAVRLFGVAVEGRGPGIVYDNLGVNGAFFYTPLRWDAALLAEQIERRSPDLIVTMYGSNEVDSRTITRESYRADVRRVMARFREGAPDASCLLLGPPDRRGRDSRSGATQLAWIIEAQRDVAEEIGCGFVDLQELMGGPGSHGAWERQGLARKDGVHLTARGYRVVGERLAEEIVGAYEEYREGNPLAGTE
- a CDS encoding MBOAT family protein, whose amino-acid sequence is MLFSSTAYAALLLAAFGGFWALAAFLPGKRTARSAFLLAVSYFFYGTWNPRYLVLIFASSSHDYLVGRLLGAAERPAHRRLLLLASVGADLAVLGAFKYFDFFADSFAALLAVFGVVAVPPHLGLLLPVGISFYTFQSLSYTIEVYRGRLAPTRNYVDYLAFVSFFPQLLAGPITRAAAFLPQLLRAPSLTPERASRAVFLIGLGLVKKIAIADLLGAQLVNPVFSNPVMYSAAETLAAAYGYSFQIYMDFSAYSDIAIGSAALLGFELPRNFAAPYVSASLREFWQRWHISLSTWLRDFLYIPLGGSRHGALRTYLALIATMFLGGLWHGAAAKFVVWGLIHGAALVITRLVQRSGLPGRLPGRLRRAVGVVLTFHVVTAAWVFFGAPSFDGALEIFRSLGSGDLSAANLGLPALAALAIAVAAHPVRDAWFDRVVALFHRIPAPAQALLFVCAVLAARQIASTDVAPFIYFQF